In the genome of Aureimonas sp. OT7, one region contains:
- a CDS encoding DHA2 family efflux MFS transporter permease subunit yields MSAVAAGADEAVPARRIAAFMVMVLGMFMAILDIQIVSASLAEIQAGLSASADEIPWVQTAYLIAEVIMIPLSGMLGRILSTRVLFTLAAGGFTVSSVLCATATSIDQMIVYRAIQGFLGGGMIPSVFAAAFTLFPPSKRAVVSPMIGLVATLAPTIGPTIGGYLSHAMSWHWLFLINLPVGLVVTVAAWNLIDFDKPDWSLLPHFDWYGLAAMAAFLGALEYVLEEGPQNDWLDDRAVAAMVCVTLAGAVMFFYRCFTAREPIVDLSAFANRNFALGSLFSFVMGVGLYGLTYLYPVYLSAIRGYDSLMIGETMFVSGLAMFFTAPLAGILSARMDLRVMMVIGFVSFGIGTWMMSGITHDWDFHELFIPQVLRGFGLMLSMVPINNIALGTLPPQKMKGASGLYNLTRNLGGAVGLAIINTMLTDRTTLHYQRLAEHVSWGNPIAEERMSSMAQSLDAAGLDGQAAAVANMVRIVTREAHVMAFADVFLVLTALFGALAMLAIFIDKPQARPAGGGGGH; encoded by the coding sequence ATGTCTGCCGTTGCCGCAGGTGCGGACGAGGCGGTCCCCGCCCGTCGAATTGCCGCCTTCATGGTCATGGTGCTCGGCATGTTCATGGCGATCCTGGACATCCAGATCGTCTCCGCATCGCTGGCCGAGATACAGGCCGGGCTTTCCGCGTCGGCCGACGAGATTCCCTGGGTGCAGACGGCCTATCTGATCGCCGAGGTGATCATGATCCCGCTGTCCGGCATGCTCGGCCGCATCCTGTCCACGCGGGTCCTTTTCACCCTGGCGGCCGGCGGCTTCACCGTCTCCTCGGTCCTGTGCGCCACGGCCACCTCCATCGACCAGATGATCGTCTATCGCGCGATCCAGGGCTTCCTGGGCGGCGGCATGATCCCCAGCGTCTTCGCGGCCGCCTTCACGCTGTTTCCTCCGTCGAAGCGCGCGGTCGTTTCCCCCATGATCGGGCTGGTGGCGACACTGGCGCCCACCATCGGCCCCACCATCGGCGGCTATCTCAGCCATGCCATGTCATGGCACTGGCTGTTTTTGATCAACCTGCCGGTCGGCCTCGTCGTCACCGTCGCCGCGTGGAACCTGATCGACTTCGACAAGCCGGACTGGTCGCTGCTGCCGCACTTCGACTGGTACGGGCTTGCCGCCATGGCGGCCTTCCTGGGCGCGCTCGAGTACGTGCTCGAGGAGGGCCCGCAGAACGACTGGCTCGACGACAGGGCCGTCGCGGCGATGGTGTGCGTCACGCTGGCCGGGGCGGTGATGTTCTTCTATCGATGCTTCACCGCACGAGAACCGATCGTGGACCTGTCGGCCTTCGCCAACCGCAACTTCGCGCTAGGCAGCCTGTTCTCCTTCGTCATGGGCGTCGGCCTTTACGGCCTCACCTATCTCTACCCGGTCTACCTGTCAGCCATTCGGGGATACGACTCGCTGATGATCGGCGAGACCATGTTCGTGTCGGGCCTCGCCATGTTCTTTACGGCGCCGCTGGCGGGCATTCTTTCGGCCCGCATGGACCTGCGGGTGATGATGGTCATCGGCTTCGTCAGTTTCGGTATCGGCACGTGGATGATGAGCGGCATCACCCATGACTGGGACTTCCATGAACTGTTCATACCGCAGGTCTTGCGCGGCTTCGGTCTGATGCTGTCCATGGTGCCGATCAACAATATCGCACTGGGCACCTTGCCACCCCAGAAGATGAAAGGCGCATCGGGCCTCTACAATCTGACGCGCAACCTTGGCGGCGCGGTCGGGCTGGCCATCATCAACACGATGCTGACGGACCGCACGACCCTGCATTACCAGCGGCTTGCCGAGCATGTGTCCTGGGGCAACCCGATCGCCGAGGAGCGGATGAGTTCCATGGCGCAGAGCCTCGACGCGGCCGGCCTCGACGGACAGGCGGCGGCCGTGGCAAACATGGTGCGCATCGTAACCCGGGAGGCGCATGTGATGGCCTTTGCCGATGTGTTCCTTGTGCTTACCGCACTTTTCGGCGCGCTGGCGATGCTCGCGATCTTCATCGACAAGCCGCAGGCCCGCCCCGCAGGCGGGGGCGGCGGACACTGA
- a CDS encoding Na/Pi cotransporter family protein, with amino-acid sequence MTATQVIVSLLGIVALLLWGVGLVSAGVMSGFGPSLRQTLATRLDNRLAAIVGGTLVTMALQSSTATAMMVTSFTAGGLVALVPALSVMLGANLGTALIVQALSFDLGLVYPLLIFTGYVLQRRRANPRLSEVGRILLGLGVILLSLELLSALVVPLEDAPDVRQVMTLIVQDPVLAMLLAVLFTVLAHSSVGAILFIMSLAQIGILSAPSTIAMVVGANIGSAINPLIAASGGDRSHLRLPVGNLANRLAGGVMTMLLLAPISAAAERFGVPGQRLAPDFHLVFNLVMALVSVPLLPAAARLLTRLFPEDARPEDAGRPLYLDTASLDRPKVALANAAREVLRMADIAEAMLDGSRKVFRDADPIALSRIRRTDDEIDRLYGAVRRYLSRISQGDLTEADKRRLFEILDFAVNIEHVGDIVDANLMAIAAQRIDDRQILNEEEMVRIGEMHERLIAHLRLAVSVLIDGDATSARQLVAEKERFRDYERAANEEQFRQILSGQLPKGQSANRYLDVVRDLKRIEAHIAATVYPLLERTGDLKSSRLA; translated from the coding sequence ATGACGGCAACGCAGGTTATCGTCAGCCTCCTGGGCATTGTCGCGTTGCTGCTATGGGGCGTCGGGCTGGTCAGCGCGGGCGTCATGTCCGGCTTCGGCCCATCCTTGCGGCAGACATTGGCAACCCGCCTCGATAACCGGCTTGCCGCCATCGTGGGCGGTACGCTCGTCACCATGGCGCTGCAAAGCAGTACGGCGACCGCCATGATGGTCACATCCTTCACGGCAGGCGGCCTGGTTGCCCTGGTGCCGGCCCTTTCGGTCATGCTCGGCGCCAATCTCGGCACGGCGCTGATCGTGCAGGCCCTGTCGTTCGATCTCGGTCTCGTCTATCCGCTGCTGATCTTCACCGGCTATGTCCTGCAGCGGCGGCGTGCCAATCCACGGCTGTCCGAGGTCGGCCGCATCCTGCTTGGACTGGGGGTCATCCTCCTGTCGCTCGAGCTCCTGTCGGCGCTCGTGGTTCCGCTGGAAGATGCTCCGGACGTACGGCAGGTCATGACGCTGATCGTGCAGGACCCGGTCCTTGCCATGCTGCTGGCCGTGCTGTTCACCGTTCTGGCGCATTCGAGCGTCGGGGCGATCCTGTTCATCATGTCGCTGGCGCAGATCGGTATCCTGTCGGCGCCGTCCACCATAGCCATGGTGGTCGGCGCCAATATCGGCAGCGCCATCAATCCGCTGATCGCTGCCTCGGGAGGGGATCGCAGCCATCTGCGCCTGCCGGTCGGCAATCTGGCCAACCGCCTCGCCGGCGGTGTCATGACCATGCTTCTTCTGGCGCCGATATCAGCCGCCGCCGAACGGTTCGGCGTGCCGGGGCAACGCCTGGCGCCGGATTTTCATCTGGTCTTCAATCTGGTGATGGCGCTGGTATCCGTGCCCTTGCTGCCTGCCGCCGCCCGACTGCTTACGCGGCTGTTTCCCGAGGACGCCAGACCCGAGGATGCGGGCAGGCCGCTGTACCTGGACACGGCAAGCCTGGACAGGCCGAAGGTGGCGCTGGCCAACGCAGCACGCGAGGTCCTGCGGATGGCCGACATCGCCGAGGCGATGCTTGACGGGTCGCGCAAGGTGTTCCGTGACGCGGATCCGATCGCCCTGTCGCGGATCCGGCGCACGGATGACGAGATCGACCGCCTCTACGGCGCCGTGCGGCGTTATCTGTCCCGGATCTCGCAAGGCGACCTTACGGAAGCCGACAAGCGGCGCCTGTTCGAAATCCTCGACTTCGCCGTCAATATCGAACATGTCGGCGATATCGTGGACGCCAATCTGATGGCGATCGCAGCCCAGCGCATCGACGATCGGCAGATCCTCAACGAGGAGGAAATGGTCCGCATCGGCGAAATGCACGAAAGGCTCATAGCCCATCTGCGCCTGGCGGTCAGCGTGCTGATCGACGGAGACGCGACATCGGCGCGGCAGTTGGTGGCGGAGAAGGAGCGCTTCCGCGACTATGAGCGTGCCGCCAACGAAGAGCAGTTCCGACAGATCCTGTCAGGCCAGTTGCCGAAGGGGCAGTCGGCAAACCGCTATCTGGATGTCGTCCGCGACCTCAAGCGGATCGAGGCTCATATCGCCGCGACCGTATATCCGCTGCTGGAGCGCACCGGCGATTTGAAGAGCAGCCGCCTGGCATGA
- a CDS encoding Rrf2 family transcriptional regulator, which yields MLTMKGKYGLKAMLHLAGQPPERLTQSEEIATAHGISKKFLDAILGDLRGAGFVDARKGRGGGYRLSRPAGEIRVGHVLRVLDGPLAPLPCASRTAYRRCDDCSSEETCRVRALMLEVRNAISAVLDNRSLAEMQHVAPAHDIEEAVAALG from the coding sequence ATGTTGACGATGAAAGGCAAATACGGTCTCAAGGCGATGCTGCACCTTGCAGGCCAGCCCCCCGAGCGGCTGACCCAATCCGAAGAGATCGCAACGGCGCACGGCATTTCGAAGAAGTTCCTCGACGCCATCCTGGGCGACCTGCGCGGCGCCGGCTTCGTCGATGCGCGCAAGGGGCGTGGGGGCGGCTACCGCCTGTCCCGCCCGGCAGGAGAAATTCGCGTCGGGCACGTGTTGCGCGTCCTGGATGGCCCGCTGGCTCCGCTACCATGCGCCAGCCGCACCGCCTATCGCCGATGCGACGACTGCAGCAGCGAAGAGACATGCCGCGTAAGGGCGCTGATGCTGGAAGTGCGGAACGCCATCTCCGCCGTTCTGGACAATCGCAGCCTGGCGGAAATGCAGCACGTCGCGCCGGCGCACGACATCGAGGAAGCGGTCGCCGCCCTCGGTTAG
- a CDS encoding WecB/TagA/CpsF family glycosyltransferase codes for MNYLLLDACLILSMASVVPFLGMRFVDGDIEGIRTAIGRSLAIGDFAYAVTPNVDHVVSYHDGGDRCLREAYDGARLQICDSRILSALARPSGRRLIPTPGSDLTFDLLQRTISPDIRMAVIGPSEAAFRRLRARFPDRRLVHVPCADRLVRDTPGWRSAVQQAAEAEWDILFICLSFPKQEVFARDLARSGRQGGFALCVGASIDFLTGKQKRAPRAMQRAGLEWLHRLASDPSRMWRRYLVRGPGIFRLAARQYAADARRAMRGRS; via the coding sequence GTGAACTATCTGTTGCTGGACGCGTGCCTGATCTTGTCGATGGCTTCCGTGGTGCCTTTCCTCGGCATGCGTTTCGTGGACGGCGACATCGAGGGCATACGCACCGCGATCGGGCGTAGCCTCGCGATCGGCGATTTCGCCTATGCGGTCACCCCCAATGTCGACCATGTCGTCAGCTATCACGACGGGGGGGATCGATGCCTGCGTGAAGCCTATGACGGCGCGCGCCTGCAGATATGCGACAGCCGCATCCTGTCGGCGCTCGCGCGGCCCAGCGGACGACGCCTGATCCCGACCCCGGGATCAGACCTGACATTCGATCTTCTGCAGCGCACGATCAGCCCCGATATCCGAATGGCCGTCATCGGACCCTCCGAGGCGGCGTTCCGGCGTCTGCGGGCGCGCTTCCCCGACCGAAGGCTCGTTCACGTTCCGTGCGCCGACCGCCTGGTGCGCGACACCCCGGGTTGGCGGTCGGCCGTGCAGCAAGCGGCGGAGGCGGAATGGGACATCCTGTTCATCTGCCTGTCGTTCCCCAAGCAGGAGGTGTTCGCCCGCGATCTGGCGCGCAGCGGGCGCCAAGGCGGGTTCGCCCTGTGCGTCGGGGCCAGTATCGACTTTCTGACGGGAAAGCAGAAGCGGGCGCCCCGTGCCATGCAGCGGGCCGGGCTGGAGTGGCTGCATCGCCTGGCATCCGACCCCAGCCGCATGTGGCGGCGGTATCTGGTGCGGGGGCCCGGCATCTTCCGCCTGGCGGCCCGCCAATATGCGGCCGACGCACGGCGCGCGATGCGCGGCCGGAGCTAA